A genomic stretch from Kribbella amoyensis includes:
- a CDS encoding GGDEF domain-containing protein, giving the protein MRETSGVTARTAAAMTRAQSGNPAGAAEDIRRLLIELGPDPSPERAAAEYVRAVAAHHGTDADEALDAVDGCIRVARAIDEPGWEANALALRIVTLIRTGEGGDSVTDLVAAENALSRTHDVGLAGWAHTGLGYAYDLLRLFELCIPHFEQAAAIEVNPLRLAEAPVIDLLNLAESNLRWAQEMERLGDTSYDERIQHRKAEARRWSADAIEVIIRDDLIGYWPIAGRMWLAASNSDLDPAEAAVVLKDCRDQLTKLGDRELAAIAGAYLARSYAALGRTDDALEAADRAGADLPPTSDPPVEALVRHTAVRVIADSGDPGATAGLQYARAITRGWWAERLRGLYAVRSALATHELSIRHDAEWRAAREDPLTGVGNRRALDERMTAAADSGRSVAVIAIDVDNLKVVNDSHGHASGDEVLRRVAQLLTEQSRAEDIVVRAGGDEFVVVLDNPHDRGARELVDRIRLGADRIAAAATDPWFRTLRLSIGQASSTDGTPIPDLLTEADAKMYTDKRRRRTRH; this is encoded by the coding sequence GTGCGCGAGACCTCGGGGGTGACCGCGCGGACGGCGGCGGCGATGACGCGAGCGCAGTCGGGCAATCCGGCCGGCGCCGCGGAGGACATCCGCCGCCTGTTGATCGAACTCGGGCCGGACCCGTCACCTGAACGCGCGGCCGCCGAGTACGTGCGCGCCGTCGCGGCCCACCACGGCACCGACGCGGACGAGGCCCTCGATGCGGTCGACGGGTGCATCCGGGTCGCGCGGGCGATCGACGAACCCGGCTGGGAGGCGAACGCGCTCGCGCTGCGCATCGTCACGCTGATCCGCACCGGCGAGGGCGGCGACTCCGTGACCGACCTGGTCGCGGCCGAGAACGCCTTGTCCAGAACGCACGACGTCGGCCTGGCCGGCTGGGCGCACACCGGGCTGGGATACGCGTACGACCTGCTCCGGTTGTTCGAGCTGTGCATCCCGCACTTCGAACAGGCGGCCGCGATCGAGGTCAACCCGCTCCGCCTCGCCGAGGCCCCGGTGATCGACCTGCTCAACCTGGCCGAGTCCAATCTGCGCTGGGCCCAGGAGATGGAGCGGCTCGGCGACACGTCGTACGACGAGCGGATCCAGCACCGCAAGGCGGAGGCGCGGCGTTGGTCGGCGGACGCGATCGAGGTGATCATCCGCGACGACCTGATCGGGTACTGGCCGATCGCGGGCCGGATGTGGCTCGCGGCGAGCAACAGTGACCTGGATCCGGCCGAGGCGGCCGTGGTCCTCAAGGACTGCCGGGACCAGCTGACCAAACTCGGTGACCGCGAACTGGCCGCCATCGCCGGCGCGTACCTGGCCCGGTCGTACGCCGCCCTCGGCCGAACGGACGACGCCCTCGAAGCCGCGGACCGGGCCGGCGCCGACCTGCCGCCGACCTCCGATCCGCCGGTAGAGGCGCTGGTCCGGCACACCGCGGTCCGGGTCATCGCGGACTCCGGCGATCCGGGCGCGACCGCCGGTCTGCAGTACGCGCGAGCCATCACCCGCGGGTGGTGGGCCGAACGCCTTCGCGGCCTGTACGCCGTCCGCAGCGCCCTCGCGACCCACGAACTGTCGATCCGGCACGACGCCGAGTGGCGCGCCGCCCGCGAGGACCCGCTCACCGGCGTCGGCAACCGGCGGGCCCTCGACGAACGGATGACCGCGGCCGCCGACTCCGGCCGCTCCGTCGCCGTGATCGCGATCGACGTGGACAATCTCAAGGTGGTCAACGACAGCCACGGCCACGCCAGCGGCGACGAGGTCCTGCGCCGCGTCGCCCAGTTGCTCACCGAACAGTCCCGCGCCGAGGACATCGTGGTCCGCGCCGGCGGCGACGAGTTCGTCGTGGTCCTCGACAACCCGCACGACCGGGGCGCCCGCGAGCTCGTCGACCGCATCCGCCTCGGCGCCGACCGGATCGCCGCGGCCGCCACCGACCCGTGGTTCCGCACTCTCCGCCTCAGCATCGGCCAGGCCAGCAGCACCGATGGAACTCCCATTCCTGACCTCCTCACCGAAGCCGACGCCAAGATGTACACGGACAAACGCCGCCGCCGAACCAGGCACTGA
- a CDS encoding sensor domain-containing diguanylate cyclase, which translates to MGMDGGALTARIAAAMTLAQSGGHAAAAADLEAIRADLGPVPSYELAAAEYVRGVTAHHASDAEEALAAADSCIQVARAIGEPGWEANALAIRIINLARSGRGGDAVNDIVAAENALTRTDDPGLIAWAHTGLGYAYDVLRLFELCIPRYEVAVHLDADVFDLAESPAIDRLNLAETYLRWAHELERLGDPSNQQAILDRLASAAHWAREGRRVVVDEEGQEYWRLSAQLWLAAAVTDENPAAAVAELKDCRDRISKLGETERLALAGSYLARALAACGDVEAARAAADRATDDLIPLADPSTQMLVLQTRTELAANTGEPGAVAGLAYARSVARGWWKERRRALNAVRHALDAQDLSARHDAEWHAARQDPLTGIGNRRSLDERLTAARDSQRAVTVLAIDVDDLKVVNDSYGHAAGDELLQVVANLLVEQARVTDAVVRSGGDEFFVVLDQPDAKGGYQLAERIRAAVAGIAAGTRKPWLTRLSLSLGYAATAEGVPVDQLIRVADTRLYQDKRRVR; encoded by the coding sequence ATGGGCATGGACGGGGGTGCGCTGACCGCCCGGATCGCCGCGGCGATGACGCTCGCGCAGTCGGGTGGCCACGCCGCCGCGGCCGCCGACCTCGAGGCGATCCGCGCCGACCTCGGCCCCGTCCCCAGCTACGAGCTCGCCGCCGCCGAGTACGTCCGCGGGGTCACCGCCCACCACGCCAGCGACGCCGAGGAGGCCCTCGCCGCGGCCGACTCCTGTATCCAGGTCGCCCGCGCGATCGGCGAACCCGGCTGGGAGGCCAACGCCCTCGCCATCCGGATCATCAACCTCGCCCGCAGCGGCCGCGGTGGCGACGCCGTCAACGACATCGTCGCCGCCGAGAACGCGCTCACCCGGACCGACGACCCCGGCCTGATCGCCTGGGCGCACACCGGCCTCGGCTACGCCTACGACGTGCTCCGCCTGTTCGAGCTCTGCATCCCGCGCTACGAGGTCGCGGTCCACCTCGACGCGGACGTGTTCGACCTGGCCGAGTCCCCCGCGATCGACCGGCTCAACCTCGCCGAGACGTACCTGCGCTGGGCCCACGAGCTCGAGCGCCTCGGCGATCCGTCGAACCAGCAGGCGATCCTCGACCGCCTCGCCTCGGCCGCGCACTGGGCCCGGGAGGGCCGGCGGGTGGTGGTCGACGAGGAGGGCCAGGAGTACTGGCGGTTGAGCGCCCAGCTCTGGCTCGCGGCCGCCGTGACCGACGAGAATCCCGCCGCCGCCGTCGCCGAACTGAAGGACTGCCGCGATCGGATCAGCAAGCTGGGTGAGACCGAACGCCTCGCGCTGGCCGGCTCGTACCTGGCCAGGGCGCTCGCGGCCTGCGGCGACGTCGAAGCAGCCCGGGCCGCCGCGGACCGGGCCACCGACGACCTGATCCCGTTGGCCGATCCCTCGACGCAGATGCTGGTCCTGCAGACGCGCACCGAGCTCGCCGCGAACACCGGTGAGCCGGGAGCCGTTGCAGGGTTGGCGTATGCGCGCTCCGTCGCCCGCGGTTGGTGGAAGGAGCGCCGCCGCGCCCTCAACGCGGTGCGGCACGCCCTGGACGCGCAAGATCTGTCCGCGCGGCACGACGCCGAGTGGCACGCCGCGCGGCAGGATCCGCTGACCGGGATCGGGAACCGGCGCTCGCTGGACGAACGCTTGACCGCGGCCCGCGATTCGCAGCGCGCGGTCACGGTGCTCGCGATCGACGTGGACGACCTCAAGGTCGTCAACGACAGCTACGGGCACGCGGCCGGTGACGAACTGTTGCAGGTAGTGGCAAATCTGCTGGTCGAGCAGGCACGAGTCACCGATGCCGTGGTTCGATCGGGAGGAGACGAGTTCTTCGTCGTGCTGGACCAGCCGGACGCCAAGGGTGGGTACCAGCTGGCGGAGCGGATCCGGGCCGCGGTGGCCGGGATCGCGGCGGGGACTCGCAAGCCGTGGCTGACCCGGCTGAGTCTGAGCCTCGGCTACGCGGCCACCGCGGAAGGGGTGCCGGTGGACCAGTTGATCCGGGTCGCCGACACGCGGCTCTATCAGGACAAGCGCCGGGTCCGGTGA
- a CDS encoding cytochrome P450 — MVATYLKKWVGSRLLNRTTRKGGLDLSKMRMFPRQVSMPLRRTGLDPVPELGQVRETEPVHKLAHLFGLNVWVVSGHAEAKAVLADTTNFSNDIRPLVGSDPNKPSEGIGGLGFTDPPDHTRLRKLLTPEFTKRRLARLEPAIEKIVNDQLDLMEAKGPVVDIVADFAFNVPFLLIADLLGVEESDRDRFRALGPARFDLSGGGIGVFGSASESRDFLFEIVGKQRKEPGDGLIGSIIREHGDTIDDIELGGLADGVFLGGYETSASMLALGTLVLLRDPENFARIRTEPGAVDAIVEELLRYLTVVQVAFPRFARHDQELFGQQVKKGDLVAVSLSGADRDKSVFGLDAEDFWPRRAPAAHLAFGHGMHRCVGAELARMELRAAFTALAHRFPDLSLAVAEEQLRFRDFSIVYGVESLPVQLNAPAQTIQAAG, encoded by the coding sequence ATGGTTGCGACATACCTGAAGAAATGGGTCGGCAGCCGGTTACTGAACAGGACCACCCGTAAAGGTGGTCTGGATCTGTCGAAGATGCGGATGTTTCCGCGTCAGGTTTCGATGCCGTTGCGGCGCACCGGCCTGGATCCGGTGCCGGAGCTCGGACAGGTTCGTGAGACCGAGCCGGTGCACAAACTGGCCCACTTGTTCGGGCTCAACGTCTGGGTGGTCAGCGGCCACGCCGAGGCCAAGGCGGTCCTCGCCGACACCACGAACTTCAGCAACGACATCCGGCCGCTGGTCGGCTCGGACCCGAACAAGCCGTCCGAGGGCATCGGCGGCCTCGGTTTCACCGACCCGCCGGACCACACCCGGTTGCGCAAGCTGCTCACTCCGGAGTTCACCAAGCGCCGGCTGGCCCGGCTGGAACCGGCGATCGAGAAGATCGTCAACGACCAGCTGGACCTGATGGAGGCCAAGGGTCCGGTCGTCGACATCGTCGCCGACTTCGCGTTCAACGTGCCGTTCCTGCTGATCGCCGATCTGCTCGGCGTCGAGGAGTCCGACCGGGACCGCTTTCGCGCCCTCGGCCCGGCCCGGTTCGACCTGTCCGGCGGGGGGATCGGGGTGTTCGGCTCGGCCAGCGAGTCCCGCGACTTCCTGTTCGAGATCGTCGGCAAGCAGCGCAAGGAGCCGGGTGACGGCCTGATCGGCTCGATCATCCGCGAACACGGCGACACCATCGACGACATCGAGCTCGGCGGCCTGGCCGACGGCGTCTTCCTCGGCGGCTACGAGACCTCGGCCAGCATGCTCGCGCTCGGCACGCTGGTGCTGCTCCGCGACCCGGAGAACTTCGCCCGGATCCGCACCGAGCCCGGCGCGGTCGACGCGATCGTGGAGGAGCTGCTGCGGTACCTGACCGTCGTCCAGGTCGCGTTCCCGCGGTTCGCCCGGCACGACCAGGAGCTGTTCGGCCAGCAGGTCAAGAAGGGCGACCTGGTCGCTGTGTCCCTGTCCGGCGCCGACCGCGACAAGTCGGTCTTCGGTCTCGACGCCGAGGACTTCTGGCCCCGCCGTGCCCCGGCCGCGCACCTCGCCTTCGGTCACGGCATGCACCGCTGCGTCGGCGCCGAACTCGCCCGGATGGAGCTCCGTGCGGCGTTCACGGCCCTCGCCCACCGCTTCCCGGATCTCTCCCTCGCCGTCGCCGAGGAGCAGCTCCGCTTCCGCGACTTCTCCATCGTCTACGGCGTCGAGTCCCTCCCGGTCCAGCTCAACGCCCCCGCCCAGACCATCCAAGCGGCCGGCTGA
- a CDS encoding NPCBM/NEW2 domain-containing protein, whose translation MSIFARLKRSVLLTGTALALVGGTLVATTGGPAAAQPAAVAQPVAGATLLGVVTDFAADSSTYTLTAGAAKVRVVFLKDDVFRLWLAPDGQFTDPANTPPTDPSAPASNIVTKTDYGTPKTSWRDRGSYYSLRTGKIEVRANKSPLRFSLYRADGRQVWSETAPLSWTDTSASQSLSRGASEQYFGGGMQNGRFSHRDQTIKVSRDFNWEDGGNPNASPYYMSTAGYGVLRHTFSPGSYSFTDPVVATHDEKRFDAYYFVGDLKTSLDRYTELTGRPFMPPIYGLEYGDSDCYNRGHYAKDPDTSNDWKVHPDKVTTLDAVKVAQKFRDEDMPGGWMLVNDDYGCGYSDSTEFEQVDGAWWGKREIPPLKQTGDELRKRNIEMGLWTQSSLDRQPAEVGEAGVRVRKLDVAWVGPGYRYALSACDTAHSGIEQYSNARGFAWMVEGWAGAQRCAVQWTGDHSGSLDAIKWQIPAITGSGNSGIAYSAGDVDGIFGGSPTSYTRDLQWKVFNPAFMTMSGWATPAYKHPWTYGEPYTAINRKYLKLRERLLPYFYSYAAEAHRTGAPLNRSLVLEYPDDPKTWDDSTKYEFLAGKEFLVAPMWGADEVKNGIYLPKGRWIDYWTGKVYQGPTTVNGYHAPLGTLPLFVKAGAVVPMWKSGINAAAEQGFGDRLTVDVYPEGRSSFSLYEDDRVTRDYKQAKSATQKFEVEAPIAGRGDIAVKVGASRGSYTGKPATRPYELTVHTGTTPREVTQDGRKLTKLASLNAYLAATSGWYYENGVVLVRTTAISTSHDAVIRLADTTSVGGGKAVLDTFGTPELGTPSLWNAPGQATEVTAGFRNGGTSTMRDVRLSLDLPDGWTATGTSTFAKVEPGQSVSAKVQVTPDASVKPASFTLTLNAAYQVGASRLTNSAVATAQLPYASLSQAANVVGISDAATYAQGNFDGSGNSFNGEALAAAGYTPGAEVTVQGAEFTWPTGAPGTPNLVKNQSAPILVSGTGSHLALLGAGAGLNAKGSVTIIYTDGSESQAPFQLPNWCCQDPATGGAKTAVSVKGRYTAAGLANTTTDYRVFYTAVQLDPGKTVKAIKLPGGGLGFFAATLADKPLPPAPTGQPWVSDLEWIDASNGWGPVERDRSNGEDGAADGAPITLDGTQYAKGLGTHAASSVSVRLGGNCSAFTAEVGVDDEVDDRGKVSFKVAVDGVVKYTSDLLTGTSPTVPVAVDVTGGQTLTLQVTDAGDGVTSDHADWADARLTCKDA comes from the coding sequence GTGAGCATCTTTGCCCGCCTTAAACGTTCAGTCCTCCTGACCGGGACCGCCCTCGCTCTGGTCGGCGGGACCCTGGTCGCCACCACCGGCGGTCCAGCCGCCGCCCAGCCCGCGGCCGTCGCTCAGCCCGTGGCCGGCGCAACCTTGCTGGGCGTCGTGACCGACTTCGCCGCCGACTCGTCGACGTACACACTCACCGCCGGAGCCGCGAAGGTGCGGGTGGTGTTCCTGAAGGACGACGTGTTCCGGCTCTGGCTCGCGCCGGACGGACAGTTCACCGATCCCGCGAACACGCCGCCGACCGACCCATCCGCGCCGGCGTCGAACATCGTCACCAAGACCGACTACGGGACACCGAAGACCTCGTGGAGGGACCGCGGCAGCTACTACTCCCTCCGCACCGGCAAGATCGAGGTCCGCGCGAACAAGTCGCCACTGCGCTTCTCCCTGTACCGGGCGGACGGCCGGCAGGTCTGGTCCGAGACGGCACCGCTGTCCTGGACCGACACGTCGGCGAGCCAGTCACTCAGCCGCGGCGCCTCCGAGCAGTACTTCGGTGGCGGCATGCAGAACGGCCGCTTCTCGCACCGGGATCAGACGATCAAGGTCTCCCGGGACTTCAACTGGGAGGACGGCGGCAACCCGAACGCCTCGCCGTACTACATGAGCACCGCGGGGTACGGCGTCCTGCGCCACACGTTCAGCCCGGGCAGCTACTCGTTCACCGACCCCGTCGTCGCCACCCACGACGAGAAGCGGTTCGACGCGTACTACTTCGTCGGCGACCTGAAGACGTCGCTCGACCGGTACACCGAGCTGACCGGCCGGCCGTTCATGCCACCGATCTACGGGCTCGAGTACGGCGACTCGGACTGCTACAACCGCGGCCACTACGCCAAGGACCCGGACACCAGCAACGACTGGAAGGTCCACCCGGACAAGGTGACCACGCTGGACGCGGTCAAGGTCGCCCAGAAGTTTCGGGACGAGGACATGCCCGGCGGCTGGATGCTGGTCAACGACGACTACGGCTGCGGCTACTCCGACAGCACCGAGTTCGAACAGGTCGACGGTGCCTGGTGGGGCAAGCGGGAGATCCCGCCGCTCAAGCAGACCGGTGACGAGCTTCGCAAGCGCAACATCGAGATGGGCCTGTGGACCCAGTCCTCGCTGGACCGCCAACCGGCCGAGGTGGGCGAGGCCGGCGTGCGCGTACGCAAGTTGGACGTCGCGTGGGTCGGCCCCGGATACCGGTACGCGCTCAGCGCCTGCGACACCGCGCACAGCGGGATCGAGCAGTACAGCAACGCCCGCGGGTTCGCGTGGATGGTCGAAGGCTGGGCCGGCGCGCAACGGTGTGCGGTGCAGTGGACCGGTGACCACAGCGGCTCGCTGGACGCGATCAAGTGGCAGATCCCCGCAATCACCGGCTCCGGCAACTCGGGTATCGCGTACAGCGCCGGCGACGTGGACGGCATCTTCGGCGGCTCCCCGACGAGCTACACGCGGGACCTGCAGTGGAAGGTGTTCAACCCCGCGTTCATGACGATGTCCGGCTGGGCCACCCCGGCGTACAAGCACCCGTGGACCTACGGCGAGCCGTACACCGCGATCAACCGCAAGTACCTCAAGCTGCGCGAACGGCTGCTCCCGTACTTCTACTCGTACGCCGCGGAGGCCCATCGCACCGGGGCGCCGCTGAACCGGTCACTCGTCCTCGAGTACCCGGACGACCCGAAGACCTGGGACGACTCCACCAAGTACGAGTTCCTGGCCGGCAAGGAGTTCCTGGTCGCGCCGATGTGGGGCGCCGACGAGGTGAAGAACGGGATCTACCTGCCGAAGGGCCGCTGGATCGACTACTGGACCGGCAAGGTGTACCAGGGCCCGACCACGGTCAACGGGTACCACGCCCCGCTCGGCACGCTGCCCTTGTTCGTCAAGGCGGGCGCGGTGGTCCCGATGTGGAAGAGCGGCATCAACGCGGCCGCCGAGCAGGGCTTCGGTGACCGGCTCACCGTCGACGTGTACCCCGAGGGCCGCTCGTCGTTCAGCCTGTACGAGGACGACCGGGTCACCCGGGACTACAAGCAGGCGAAATCGGCCACGCAGAAGTTCGAGGTCGAGGCGCCGATCGCCGGTCGTGGTGACATCGCCGTGAAGGTCGGCGCGAGCCGTGGTTCGTACACGGGCAAGCCGGCCACCCGCCCGTACGAGCTGACCGTGCACACCGGGACCACGCCCCGCGAGGTGACCCAGGACGGCCGCAAACTCACCAAGCTGGCCAGCTTGAACGCGTACCTCGCGGCCACGTCCGGCTGGTACTACGAGAACGGCGTGGTGCTGGTGAGGACCACCGCGATCTCTACGTCCCACGACGCCGTGATCCGGCTGGCGGACACCACCTCCGTCGGTGGCGGCAAGGCGGTGCTCGACACGTTCGGCACTCCCGAACTCGGCACGCCGTCGCTGTGGAACGCACCCGGCCAGGCCACCGAGGTCACCGCCGGCTTCCGCAACGGCGGCACGTCGACGATGCGCGACGTGCGGTTGTCGCTCGACCTGCCCGACGGGTGGACCGCGACCGGGACCAGCACGTTCGCGAAGGTCGAGCCGGGCCAGTCGGTCAGCGCCAAGGTGCAGGTGACGCCGGACGCCTCGGTGAAGCCGGCGAGCTTCACCTTGACGTTGAACGCGGCGTACCAGGTCGGGGCGAGTCGCCTCACGAACAGCGCGGTCGCCACGGCACAGTTGCCTTACGCCTCGTTGTCGCAGGCGGCGAACGTCGTCGGGATCAGCGACGCGGCGACCTATGCCCAAGGCAACTTCGACGGGTCGGGCAACAGCTTCAACGGCGAGGCGCTGGCCGCGGCCGGGTACACCCCGGGCGCCGAGGTGACCGTGCAGGGTGCCGAGTTCACCTGGCCGACGGGAGCTCCTGGCACCCCGAACCTGGTGAAGAACCAGTCGGCCCCGATCCTGGTCTCCGGCACCGGTTCGCATCTGGCCCTGCTCGGTGCGGGGGCCGGCCTGAATGCGAAGGGCTCGGTCACGATCATCTACACCGACGGGTCCGAGTCGCAGGCTCCGTTCCAGTTGCCGAACTGGTGCTGCCAGGACCCGGCCACCGGCGGAGCCAAGACAGCGGTGTCCGTGAAGGGCCGCTACACCGCGGCAGGACTGGCGAACACCACGACGGACTACCGGGTCTTCTACACCGCTGTACAACTGGATCCGGGCAAGACGGTGAAGGCGATCAAGCTGCCCGGCGGCGGACTCGGCTTCTTCGCGGCGACGCTCGCGGACAAGCCCTTGCCTCCGGCACCGACCGGGCAGCCGTGGGTGAGTGACCTGGAGTGGATCGACGCGAGCAACGGCTGGGGCCCGGTCGAACGGGACCGCAGCAACGGCGAGGACGGGGCGGCCGACGGAGCACCGATCACGCTCGACGGCACCCAGTACGCGAAGGGCCTCGGGACACACGCGGCGTCCTCGGTGAGTGTGCGGCTGGGCGGCAACTGCTCGGCCTTCACCGCCGAGGTCGGGGTCGACGACGAAGTCGATGACCGAGGCAAGGTCAGCTTCAAGGTGGCGGTCGACGGTGTGGTGAAGTACACATCCGATCTGCTCACCGGAACCTCGCCCACCGTGCCGGTCGCGGTCGACGTGACCGGCGGCCAAACCCTGACGCTGCAGGTGACCGACGCCGGCGACGGCGTCACCAGCGACCACGCGGACTGGGCGGACGCGCGCCTGACCTGCAAGGACGCATGA
- a CDS encoding alpha/beta hydrolase family protein, translating to MTNQRVGRVLVAALTAGALLSGPVTASAAEPGISGAARAIEPLTFNLPEPTGRRSVGVVDLHLADPARTDSTAPGGQRELMVSVWYPARVGADGPIAKYLPPRTAEFVDAPLSEAFDLPAGTFDFAATMTHSRIGAAPQYGRFPVVLFSPGYPYSRFQNTVLVEELASQGYAVVAMDHTHESPVEFPDGRFVPGITREPDASAYKRAVKTRVADARFVLDQLTKFAGGANPDVDERRLPAGLGAALDLRKVGMFGFSAGGFTTAETMLADRRIAAGANLDGMLQYNLSEGPLGEVAKRGLDRPFLLFGSDTNQRTDPDKDFYDASWPAFWQAQRGWKRDLLLPASEHQAFSDHQVIFPQAMRAIFGEGEAAPLLVNRIVGRVDPDRSVLVQRTYLTAFFDQAIRKRPQSLLRQESTRFPEVRFAG from the coding sequence ATGACGAACCAACGGGTCGGCCGTGTTCTCGTCGCGGCGCTGACAGCAGGTGCTCTTCTGTCGGGTCCGGTGACCGCCTCCGCGGCCGAACCCGGGATCTCCGGGGCGGCGAGGGCGATCGAGCCACTCACGTTCAACCTGCCGGAGCCGACCGGCCGGCGCTCGGTGGGCGTCGTGGATCTGCACCTTGCCGATCCAGCCCGAACTGACTCGACGGCCCCGGGCGGGCAGCGCGAGTTGATGGTCAGCGTCTGGTACCCGGCCCGGGTCGGCGCGGACGGCCCGATCGCGAAGTACCTGCCGCCGCGGACCGCCGAGTTCGTGGACGCGCCGTTGTCGGAGGCGTTCGACCTGCCGGCCGGCACGTTCGACTTCGCCGCGACGATGACGCACTCGCGGATCGGGGCGGCCCCGCAGTACGGGCGGTTCCCGGTGGTGCTGTTCTCGCCGGGGTATCCGTACAGCCGGTTCCAGAACACGGTGCTGGTCGAGGAGCTGGCCAGCCAGGGGTACGCGGTGGTCGCGATGGACCACACCCACGAGAGCCCGGTCGAGTTCCCCGATGGGCGGTTCGTTCCCGGGATCACGCGCGAGCCGGACGCGTCGGCGTACAAGCGGGCGGTGAAGACGAGGGTGGCCGATGCGCGGTTCGTGCTCGATCAGCTCACCAAGTTCGCGGGCGGCGCGAATCCCGATGTCGACGAGCGGCGCCTGCCGGCCGGGCTGGGGGCGGCGCTGGATCTGCGGAAGGTGGGGATGTTCGGCTTCTCGGCGGGTGGGTTCACGACGGCCGAGACGATGCTGGCCGATCGGCGGATCGCGGCCGGCGCCAACCTGGACGGGATGCTGCAGTACAACCTGTCCGAGGGGCCGCTCGGCGAGGTCGCGAAGCGCGGTCTGGACCGGCCGTTCCTGCTGTTCGGTTCGGACACCAATCAGCGGACCGATCCGGACAAGGATTTCTACGACGCGTCGTGGCCGGCGTTCTGGCAGGCGCAGCGCGGCTGGAAGCGGGATCTGTTGCTCCCGGCATCGGAACACCAGGCCTTCTCCGACCACCAGGTGATCTTCCCGCAGGCGATGCGGGCGATCTTCGGCGAGGGCGAGGCGGCGCCGTTGCTCGTCAACCGGATCGTCGGCCGGGTCGATCCGGACCGCAGCGTGCTGGTTCAGCGGACGTACCTGACGGCCTTCTTCGACCAGGCGATCCGGAAGCGGCCCCAGTCGTTGCTGCGGCAGGAATCGACGCGCTTCCCCGAGGTCCGGTTCGCCGGCTGA
- a CDS encoding lipase, translating to MPAPSGPYPIGTTELHLVDKNRKDPWGSGSARAVMASVWYPALPIGPTAPYAPAKVAAPLADELTTFLGLPAGAVDYAGTATHARSGAPALGRHPVEFPGGRVAPVTVTQDALKKAMGVRVADTRFLLDSLDRLAGGRNPDADHRPLPKGLDRALDLRRTGMFGYSAGGFAAAETMLVDRRIDAGVNFDGTMQFGFPEGELSESAKRGLDRPFLLFGAQGHSHKPQPGSPLNDPSWTSFWQHQRGWKLDLGIPNGTHGSFADYQFSVPAIAEEFGVPPEKVTELLGTVDPAGGVRAQRAYLGAYFGQFLRGVPQPILRHGSPRYPEVEFTR from the coding sequence TTGCCCGCGCCGTCGGGGCCGTACCCGATCGGTACCACCGAGCTGCACCTGGTCGACAAGAACCGGAAGGACCCGTGGGGTTCGGGGTCGGCGCGGGCGGTGATGGCGAGCGTCTGGTACCCGGCGCTGCCGATCGGACCGACGGCCCCGTACGCCCCGGCGAAGGTGGCCGCGCCGTTGGCCGACGAGCTCACCACCTTCCTCGGTCTTCCGGCCGGAGCGGTCGACTACGCCGGTACCGCGACGCACGCGCGATCCGGGGCGCCCGCGCTCGGGCGGCATCCGGTGGAGTTCCCGGGCGGCCGGGTCGCGCCCGTCACGGTGACGCAGGACGCGCTGAAGAAGGCGATGGGCGTTCGGGTCGCGGATACCCGGTTCCTGCTCGACAGCCTCGATCGGCTGGCCGGCGGCCGGAACCCGGACGCGGATCACCGGCCGTTGCCGAAGGGCCTGGACCGCGCGCTCGACCTGCGCCGGACCGGGATGTTCGGGTACAGCGCGGGCGGGTTCGCGGCGGCCGAGACGATGCTGGTCGACCGGCGGATCGACGCGGGCGTCAACTTCGACGGCACGATGCAGTTCGGGTTCCCCGAAGGTGAGCTCAGCGAGTCCGCGAAACGGGGGCTGGACCGGCCGTTCCTGCTCTTCGGGGCGCAGGGTCACTCGCACAAGCCGCAGCCGGGGTCGCCGCTGAACGATCCGTCCTGGACCAGTTTCTGGCAGCACCAGCGCGGCTGGAAGCTAGACCTCGGCATCCCCAACGGGACGCACGGCTCGTTCGCCGACTACCAGTTCTCGGTGCCCGCGATCGCTGAGGAGTTCGGTGTTCCGCCGGAGAAGGTGACCGAACTGCTCGGGACGGTCGACCCGGCCGGCGGCGTCCGGGCCCAGCGGGCGTACCTCGGTGCGTACTTCGGCCAATTCCTCCGGGGGGTGCCGCAGCCGATCCTGCGGCACGGCTCGCCCCGGTACCCGGAGGTCGAGTTCACGCGCTGA